Part of the Streptomyces sp. NBC_01460 genome, CCGGCCGGGGAAGGGCTTCCCGTCGTCCGTCTCCAGGGGGATCGCCAGGGCCAGCGCCACCGACGCCACCCCGCGCATCCCCGCCCACCACATGACCACGGTCTCCCGCCAGCTCGTGGGGATCTCCTCGCTGTAGTCGCGGCGGGTGTGCAGCCGCTTGGCGAGCCAGGTCGCGGGCAGGAGCCAGAGGAGGCGCACGCCGACGACGACCGCGACGATCGCCAGGCCCCAGCCCACGAGCTCCAGCTCCCGGCCGTCGGCGGTGCCGAAGACGCTGTGGAGTTCCAGCCCGATGAGGCCGAAGGCCACGCCGGTCACGAGGGTGTCGACGATCTCCCAGAAGGACCGGCCGGTCAGGCGCCCGAGGACGTCGTCGGCGTCCGCCGTGTGCTCCGCGAGGAAGAGCGCCGTGGTGAGGACCGCGAGCACACCGGAGCCCATCAGCTCCTCGGCGAGCACGTAGCTGACGAAGGGCACCAGCAGGCTCAGGCCGACCTGGAGCGTGGCGTCGCCCAGCAGTCCCATCAGCTTGATGGTCAGCCAGCCGAGCACCAGCCCGACCACCACGGCGACGACCGCGGAGAGCACGAGGAGCCCGAACGCCTCGGGGAGCGAGAAGGTGCCGCTGACGGCGGCGGCGATGGCCACGTGGTAGAGGACGATGGCCGTGACGTCGTTGAACAGCCCCTCGCCCTCCAGGATCGAGACGAGCCTGCGCGGCAGTCCGACCGAGCCGGCGACCGCCGTCGCGGCGACGGGGTCGGGCGGGGCGACGAGCGCGCCCAGGGCCACGGCGGCCGCGATGGGCAACCCGGGGACGATCGCGTCGGCGACCGCCGCGACGGCCGCCGTCGTGACGAAGACGAGGGCGACCGCCAGCAGGAAGATCGGCCGTCTGTTGGCCGCGAACTGCCTCCACGAGGTGCGCTGCACGGAGGCGTAGAGCAGCGGGGGCAGGAGGGCGGGGAGGATGATCTCCGGCGGGATGTCCACGTCGGGGACGAAACTCGCGAACGCCATGCCGATCCCGGCGAGGGTCATCAGCACGGGCGCGGGCAGACGCAAACGCTGCCCCAGTGGCACCGAGACCACCGCTCCGAGGAGAAGCAGGAGCAGGAGTGCCATCTGGTCCACGTGGTGCCTTCCGCAGCGTGCCGGGCCCCGACGCCGTCGATCAGCCGGCCGGGGCTCCCAGCGTGCCACGCGGGGCCCGCCGTCCTACGGCACCCCCTGCGGGGCGCGCGGTCAGAGGGTGCGGCGCATGGCCCGGTGCGGCATCCCGGCGTCCGGGAACTCGGGGCCGTACGCGGTGTAGCCGAGCCGCTCGTAGAAGCCGAGCGCGTGGGTCTGGGCGTGCAGGTCGACGGCGGCCAGGCCCAGCGCGCGGGCCTCGTCCTCGATGGCGCGGACCAGTGCCGCTCCGACGCCCAGACCCCGGGCCTCACGGGTCACGGCGAGCCGGCCGAGCGACCCGACGGTGTGGTCGCCACCGGTCTTCCCCTCCGCGGCCTCGCCGTGCAGCAGCCGTCCCGTACCGAGCGCGGAGCCGTCCGCGGCCACGGCGAGGACGTGCACCGCCGTCGCGTCGTGGGCGTCGTACTCGATGTCCTCGGGCACCTGCTGCTCACCGACGAAGACGCCCTTGCGGACCTGGAAGCAGGCGGCGAGGTCGCTCTCCTCGACGGCCCTGCGGGTGGTGTACGGGAGGGTCGCGGCGGTCACTGGCTCTCCGCGGAGATCGTGTCGAGCGCGTGGCGCAGGTCGTCCGGGTAGGTGCTCTCAAACTCGACCCAGCCGCCGTCGGCCGGGTGCTCGAAGCCGAGCCGGACCGCGTGCAGCCACTGGCGGGTCAGGCCGAGACGCTTGGCCATCGTGGGGTCGGCGCCGTAGGTCAGGTCGCCGACGCAGGGGTGCCGGTGGGCGGACATGTGCACGCGGATCTGGTGGGTGCGCCCGGTCTCCAGCTTGATGTCGAGCAGGCTGGCCGCGCGGTACGCCTCGATGAGGTCGTAGTGCGTCACGGAGGGCTTGCCCTCGGCGGTGACGGCCCACTTGTAGTCGTGCTGGGGGTGGCGGCCGATGGGTGCGTCGATGGTGCCGCTCATCGGATCCGGGTGGCCCTGCACCAGCGCGTGGTACTTCTTCTCGACGACCCGGTCGCGGAACTGCGCCTTGAGCAGGGTGTAGGCCCGCTCGGACTTGGCCACGACCATCAGGCCGGAGGTGCCCACGTCCAGCCGGTGCACGATGCCCTGGCGCTCGGCGGCGCCCGAGGTGGAGATGCGGTAGCCCGCCGCGGCGAGACCGCCGATGACGGTGGTACCGGTCCAGCCGGGGCTCGGGTGGGCGGCGACGCCGACCGGCTTCATGATGACGACTATGTCGTCGTCGTCGTGGACGATCTCCATGCCCTCGACGGGCTCGGCGACGATCTGGACGGGAGCGGGTGCCTGGGGCATCTCCACTTCCAGCCAGGCACCGCCGTGCACCCGCTCGGACTTCCCGGCCACCGCGCCGTCCACCTGGACCTTCCCGGCAGCGGCCAGCTCGGCGGCCTTGGTGCGGGAGAAACCGAACATCCGGGAGATGGCGGCGTCGACACGCTCGCCCTCCAGGCCGTCGGGTACGGGCAGGGTGCGGACCTCGGGATACGTACTCACCAGTCGAGTATGCCTTGCGCCCGCTAGTCCTTGTGCACGGTGCCGTCGGGGTCCAGGCCCTTGAAGGAAAGGATCACGATGAGGATTCCGCCGCACACGATCGCCGAATCGGCGAGGTTGAAGACGGCGAAGTGGGCGGGGGCGATGAAGTCCACCACCGCGCCCTCGAAGACGCCGGGCGCGCGGAAGACGCGGTCGGTGAGGTTGCCGAGCGCTCCGCCGAGCAGCAGCCCCAGGGCGATGGCCCAGGGCAGGCTGTAGAGCTTGCGGGCGAGCCGCACGATGACGATGATCACGACGGCCGCGATGGCCGTGAAGATCACGGTGAACGCCTCGCCGATCCCGAAGGCGGCACCCGCGTTGCGGATCGCGTCGAACTTCAGCCAGTCGCCGAAGATCTCGATGGGCTCCTCGTGCTCCAGCTTCGCGACCACGAGCATCTTGCTGCCCAGGTCCAGGAGGTAGGCCAGGACGGTCACGACGAGCAGGACCAGGACCTTCTTCCCGCCCCGGGCCGCCGGCTCGCCGTCGGCCGGGCTCGAGCCCCCGGCGGGCTGCTGGGGCTCAGCCCCGTCGGCCCCCTCGGCATCAGGGATGTCCGGCGTACCGATGATGCGCTCCGCCTCTGTCACGTGAGTCCCTCAACCTAGGTGCCTGACTGAGGACGAGGGTACGACACACCCGGGCGGCCAGGGGCCTCAGGCCCCCGGACCGTGCCGGGCTTCCGCCGCCGGGACCACGCGTCCGGACCGGGACCGGCCGGGACCCGTGCGTCCTAGCCGCGCCGCTCCTGCTTCTGCTTGTCCTCCACACAGAGCGTGGCCCGGGGGAACGCCTGCATCCGCGCCTTGCCGATCGGCTTCCCGCAGACCTCGCAGAGCCCGTAGGTCCCCGCGTCGAGCCGGGCGAGGGCGCGCTCGGTCTGGTCCAGGGTCTCCTGGGCGTGGGCCGCCAGGGACAGCTCGTGCTCGCGGGTGATGTTCTTCGTGCCGGTGTCCGCGTCGTCGTCGCCGGCCCCGTCACCGGAGTCACGCATGAGCCCGGCCAGTGCCGCGCCCGACGCCTCCAGCTCGGTACGCAGTCTGAGGACCTCGCCGGTCAGCTCGGTACGGGCCGCGTCGACCTCCTCCGGGGTCCAGGGGTCCTCCCCCGGCCTGACCGCGAGGTCTCCGGGCGCCGTCGCTGTCGCGGTGCCCTCTCCTGCCGTGGTCCCTGCCGCGCTCTTCTTGGCTGCCACCGTGTGGGCTCCTGTCTGCTCGGCGGCCCGGGCCGCCCCCGTTGCCGTCTTCGACGCCTTCTTGGCTGCGCTCTTCTTCGCCGCGGTCTTCTTCGCCGCGGTCTTCCTGGCCGCGCTCTTCTTCGCGGCCGGCTTCTCCTGGTCCGTCTCCGGACCGTCCTCCTCGCCCGCGCTCCCGGTCTCCTCCTCGGCAGCCGCAGCCGTGGAACTCTCGGACGCCGTTCTCGATACGGCGGTCTTCTTCGCCACCATGGCCGCGGCCCCTTCACATATTGTGATCTTGCACGCGAATCGTGCTGGGACGATAAATCGACCCCAGCCCCACGGCAACGGGGCACGCCGCCGGTCGCCCCTCCCCGCGGCCGGGCAGTGGCGCGCCTGCAACCGTTGTGCCCAGCTCCCCGCGCGGTAATCCGCCCGCGCACGCTCTCCAGGACTCCCCGCGTCCCGACTGGCCATTCGGGTGCAAGCCCTTACCGCGGGCCGCCGCCCCGAAAACCGGTCGGCCGCCGCCCGCACGGGCCCGTACACTGGCCGCAGCGAGAGGCATGGACGGGACGAGTAGCGTCGTACGCAGCCAGGAGCGACCCGGGGACGGTGGGAGCCCGGGGGCGAGCGCGCCGTGAAGATCACCCCGGAGCCGCCGGAAGAAAGCCTCGGACCGTGGGCCCGCCCACGGACACGAGGCGACTAGACCCGGCATCGCGACCCCAATGAGGGGGCCACGGGCGTACGCCCGGGGCCAAGGAGGGTGGTACCGCGGGAGCCGATCCGGTTCTCGTCCCTCCGACGGAAGTGGAAGACGTCCGCCGGAGGAAGCCCGCACATGACATCGCCGCAGTACCGCCAGGTACCCGCCCAGGTCGACCTGCCCGCCCTCGAGCACGCCGTGCTCGACTTCTGGCGCGACAACAAGGTCTTCACCAAGAGCCTCGAACAGTCCGAGGGCCGCCCCGAGTGGGTCTTCTACGAGGGTCCGCCGACCGCCAACGGCATGCCCGGGGCCCACCACATCGAGGCCCGCGTCTTCAAGGACGTCTTCCCGCGCTTCCGCACCATGCAGGGCTACCACGTGGGCCGCAAGGCCGGCTGGGACTGCCACGGGCTGCCGGTCGAGCTCGCGGTGGAGAAGGAGCTGGGCTTCAACGGCAAGAAGGACATCGAGGCGTACGGCATCGCCGAGTTCAACGCCAGGTGCCGTGAGTCCGTGACCCGTCACACCGACGCGTTCACCGAGCTCACGACCCGTATGGGGTACTGGGTCGACCTCGACGACGCCTACCGCACGATGGACCCGGAGTACGTCGACTCCGTGTGGTGGTCGCTGAAGGAGATCTTCAACAAGGACCTGCTGGTCCAGGACCACCGCGTCGCCCCCTGGTGCCCCCGCTGCGGCACCGGCCTCTCGGACCACGAGCTCGCCCAGGGCTACGAGACGGTCGTCGACCCCTCGGTCTTCGTACGCTTCCCCCTGACGAGCGGACCGCTGGCCGGCGAGGCCGCGCTGCTCGTCTGGACGACGACCCCCTGGACCCTCGTGTCCAACACCGCCGTCGCCGCGCACCCCGACGTCGACTACGTGGTCGCGACGGACGGCGTGGAGAAGCTCGTCGTGGCCCGGCCGCTGGTCGGGAAGGCCCTCGGCGAGGGCTGGGAGCTCACCGGTGAGACCTTCACCGGCCGTGAGATGGAACGCTGGACGTACGAGCGCCCCTTCCAGCTCGTCGAGTTCCCGAGCGAGGCGCACTTCGTCGTCAACGCCGAGTACGTCACGACCGAGGACGGCACGGGTCTGGTCCACCAGTCCCCCGCGTTCGGCGCCGACGACCTCCTGGTCTGCAAGGCGTACAACCTGCCGGTGGTGAACCCGGTCCGCCCCGACGGCACCTTCGAGGAGGACCTCCCGCTGGTCGGCGGCGTCTTCTTCAAGAAGGCCGACGAGGCCCTCACCGAGGACCTGGACGCGCGCGGCAAGCTCTTCCGCCACGTCCCGTACGAGCACAGCTACCCGCACTGCTGGCGCTGCCACACGGCCCTGCTGTACTACGCGCAGCCGTCCTGGTACATCCGCACCACCGCGGTCAAGGACCGGCTCCTCCAGGAGAACGAGAAGACCAACTGGTTCCCGGAGTCGGTCAAGAACGGCCGCTTCGGTGACTGGCTGAACAACAACGTCGACTGGGCGCTGTCGCGCAACCGCTACTGGGGCACCCCGCTGCCCATCTGGCGCTGCGAGGACGGCCACCTGACCTGTGTCGGCTCCCGCGCCGAGCTCTCCGAGCTGACCGGCCGCGACCAGTCGGAGCTGGACCCGCACCGTCCGTTCATCGACGAGATCACGTTCACCTGCTCGCACGAGAGCTGCCAACTGGAGGCGTACCGCGTCCCGGAGGTCATCGACGCCTGGTACGACTCGGGTTCGATGCCGTTCGCGCAGTGGGGCTACCCGTACAAGAACAAGGAGATCTTCGAGAGCCGCTACCCGGCGCAGTTCATCTCCGAGGCGATCGACCAGACCCGGGGCTGGTTCTACACCCTCATGGCGGTCGGGACGCTGGTCTTCGACAAGTCGTCGTACGAGAACGTGGTCTGCCTGGGCCACATCCTCGCCGAGGACGGCCGGAAGATGTCCAAGCACCTGGGCAACATCCTCCAGCCGATCCCGCTGATGGACCAGCACGGTGCCGACGCGGTGCGCTGGTTCATGGCGGCGGGCGGCTCCCCGTGGGCGGCACGCCGCGTGGGCCACGGGACGATCCAGGAGGTCGTCCGCAAGACGCTCCTCACGTACTGGAACACGGTGGCCTTCCAGGCCCTCTACGCCCGTACGTCGAACTGGGCACCGTCGGCGGCCGATCCGGCACCCGCCGACCGCACGGTCCTGGACCGCTGGCTGCTGAGCGAGCTCGGCACCCTGGTGGAGGAGGTCACCGCCGCGCTGGAGGGTTACGACACCCAGCGCGCCGGCAAGCTGCTCTCCGCGTTCGTCGACGACCTGTCCAACTGGTACGTCCGTCGCTCGCGCCGCCGCTTCTGGCAGGGCGACAAGGCGGCGCTGCGCACGCTGCACGAGGTCGTGGAGACGGTCACCCGGCTGATGGCCCCGCTGACCCCGTTCATCACCGAGCGGGTCTGGCAGGACCTGATCGTGCCCGTCGCCCCGGACGCCCCGGAGTCGGTGCACCTGTCGTCCTGGCCGAAGGCGGACCCGGCGTCGATCGACCCCGCGCTCTCCTCGCA contains:
- a CDS encoding RluA family pseudouridine synthase; the encoded protein is MSTYPEVRTLPVPDGLEGERVDAAISRMFGFSRTKAAELAAAGKVQVDGAVAGKSERVHGGAWLEVEMPQAPAPVQIVAEPVEGMEIVHDDDDIVVIMKPVGVAAHPSPGWTGTTVIGGLAAAGYRISTSGAAERQGIVHRLDVGTSGLMVVAKSERAYTLLKAQFRDRVVEKKYHALVQGHPDPMSGTIDAPIGRHPQHDYKWAVTAEGKPSVTHYDLIEAYRAASLLDIKLETGRTHQIRVHMSAHRHPCVGDLTYGADPTMAKRLGLTRQWLHAVRLGFEHPADGGWVEFESTYPDDLRHALDTISAESQ
- a CDS encoding Na+/H+ antiporter, giving the protein MDQMALLLLLLLGAVVSVPLGQRLRLPAPVLMTLAGIGMAFASFVPDVDIPPEIILPALLPPLLYASVQRTSWRQFAANRRPIFLLAVALVFVTTAAVAAVADAIVPGLPIAAAVALGALVAPPDPVAATAVAGSVGLPRRLVSILEGEGLFNDVTAIVLYHVAIAAAVSGTFSLPEAFGLLVLSAVVAVVVGLVLGWLTIKLMGLLGDATLQVGLSLLVPFVSYVLAEELMGSGVLAVLTTALFLAEHTADADDVLGRLTGRSFWEIVDTLVTGVAFGLIGLELHSVFGTADGRELELVGWGLAIVAVVVGVRLLWLLPATWLAKRLHTRRDYSEEIPTSWRETVVMWWAGMRGVASVALALAIPLETDDGKPFPGRDEIVFIAFAVIMATLVFQGLTLPWLVRRLGVGADTEAEQALERDLAIRAARAAKRRLKEIQEVEDFPEDVQERLQRAAYDIGARISPDMVDEERREAYAQRAERFRAVGRVQRELLSAARHEVLSARSEPGSDPEVVDRVLRYLDVRSLH
- the ileS gene encoding isoleucine--tRNA ligase: MTSPQYRQVPAQVDLPALEHAVLDFWRDNKVFTKSLEQSEGRPEWVFYEGPPTANGMPGAHHIEARVFKDVFPRFRTMQGYHVGRKAGWDCHGLPVELAVEKELGFNGKKDIEAYGIAEFNARCRESVTRHTDAFTELTTRMGYWVDLDDAYRTMDPEYVDSVWWSLKEIFNKDLLVQDHRVAPWCPRCGTGLSDHELAQGYETVVDPSVFVRFPLTSGPLAGEAALLVWTTTPWTLVSNTAVAAHPDVDYVVATDGVEKLVVARPLVGKALGEGWELTGETFTGREMERWTYERPFQLVEFPSEAHFVVNAEYVTTEDGTGLVHQSPAFGADDLLVCKAYNLPVVNPVRPDGTFEEDLPLVGGVFFKKADEALTEDLDARGKLFRHVPYEHSYPHCWRCHTALLYYAQPSWYIRTTAVKDRLLQENEKTNWFPESVKNGRFGDWLNNNVDWALSRNRYWGTPLPIWRCEDGHLTCVGSRAELSELTGRDQSELDPHRPFIDEITFTCSHESCQLEAYRVPEVIDAWYDSGSMPFAQWGYPYKNKEIFESRYPAQFISEAIDQTRGWFYTLMAVGTLVFDKSSYENVVCLGHILAEDGRKMSKHLGNILQPIPLMDQHGADAVRWFMAAGGSPWAARRVGHGTIQEVVRKTLLTYWNTVAFQALYARTSNWAPSAADPAPADRTVLDRWLLSELGTLVEEVTAALEGYDTQRAGKLLSAFVDDLSNWYVRRSRRRFWQGDKAALRTLHEVVETVTRLMAPLTPFITERVWQDLIVPVAPDAPESVHLSSWPKADPASIDPALSSQMALVRRLVELGRATRAESGVKTRQPLSRALVAATGFETLTPELRAQITEELNVSSLASLSEVGGSLVDTTAKANFRALGKRFGKGVQAVAKAVANADAAALSLALREGTAAVEVDGEQITLAPDEVIITETPREGWSVASDSGATVALDLEITPELRAAGLARDAIRLIQEARKNSGLDVADRIAVRWTSASAETAEALTAHATLIADEVLALDYAQGEADDTYGAPFEDEGLALTFRLRRTTT
- a CDS encoding GNAT family N-acetyltransferase; translated protein: MTAATLPYTTRRAVEESDLAACFQVRKGVFVGEQQVPEDIEYDAHDATAVHVLAVAADGSALGTGRLLHGEAAEGKTGGDHTVGSLGRLAVTREARGLGVGAALVRAIEDEARALGLAAVDLHAQTHALGFYERLGYTAYGPEFPDAGMPHRAMRRTL
- the lspA gene encoding signal peptidase II translates to MTEAERIIGTPDIPDAEGADGAEPQQPAGGSSPADGEPAARGGKKVLVLLVVTVLAYLLDLGSKMLVVAKLEHEEPIEIFGDWLKFDAIRNAGAAFGIGEAFTVIFTAIAAVVIIVIVRLARKLYSLPWAIALGLLLGGALGNLTDRVFRAPGVFEGAVVDFIAPAHFAVFNLADSAIVCGGILIVILSFKGLDPDGTVHKD
- a CDS encoding TraR/DksA family transcriptional regulator, whose product is MVAKKTAVSRTASESSTAAAAEEETGSAGEEDGPETDQEKPAAKKSAARKTAAKKTAAKKSAAKKASKTATGAARAAEQTGAHTVAAKKSAAGTTAGEGTATATAPGDLAVRPGEDPWTPEEVDAARTELTGEVLRLRTELEASGAALAGLMRDSGDGAGDDDADTGTKNITREHELSLAAHAQETLDQTERALARLDAGTYGLCEVCGKPIGKARMQAFPRATLCVEDKQKQERRG